A part of Pungitius pungitius chromosome 15, fPunPun2.1, whole genome shotgun sequence genomic DNA contains:
- the ano8a gene encoding anoctamin-8 isoform X2, producing the protein MQRPCNKNTALRAVRFLQPLPHPQHLCITMQAGATEAPDTDAAESSSAADIDDGNGTGERMERTVPLPSDQQDRTSNPQQHHHQQQQQQHTSLSPSGVLDKLFGKRFLQARHYIMSRKSWLKMVPTENCDILMTFPDSIDDHTLLWLLNQIRVGIPQVSIQLRQHKHTQAHAFFITTTFENLLRGAEQMGMHKAVKPQFGGGMRRFSCEEDNIYENIESELCFFTSQERQGIIKYWLDNLRAKQGEVLHNIHFLEGQPIIPELEARGVIHQMFPLHEQRILNQLMTSWVQAVCERQPLDDICDYFGVKIGMYFAWLGFYTNSMLYPAVIGFLLWILAEADQTSQDICCVVFALFNVVWATLFLERWKRREAELAYRWGTLDTPAESLEEPRPQFRGVKRCSPVTGCEEFYYPPWKRALFRWLVSLPICLLCLCFVFLAMLLCLELQEVVMEIQELPGITRFIPKILLAVTVTICDEVYKKIAYWLNDMENYRLQSAYENNLIIKMVFFEFINSYLSLFYIAFYLKDMERLKEMLATLLIFRQFLQNIKEVLQPYLYEQNKLGVLTPKVLWELLQTIVLKYGRLALGKAQASMSAYSLLGPRGVPVSHTANGNPEPKRRGDLKAGFRLTEEEWDMNDSNLKQRKVSFTEKVDYQDVATGTQAVDRSFLEDSPTMVEEGMDPSSMFDSCDEDSDCESLAQESESLGQRRRNVGERKETKKSWIDPPEEPKIVNLTQAEIETCMQTYEDTLQDYQEMFIQFGYVVLFSSAFPLAAMCALVNNIIEIRSDALKLCTGLQRPFGQRVENIGQWQTAMEAMGLIAIIVNCYLIGQCGQLQRLFPWLSPEMTIISIVLLEKHEQQAQQHFQQQLRRRREEEELQRQAELQAEARQESEHRADAQHQHHHDKAQGGKPKRPSSLLGNNNVMKLKQIIPLQGKFSSGNSRSPAQSPTGGEAKLPGFLKFLKSPEGKKEPAVAAGAPGSTAASAAPTSGHERSQSPNRTFSPGKLFSFSKSEGTVVCANGTPPLPHPANTQANRGDVNASLEELPSNEAEKGELRQLTDLENSRS; encoded by the exons ATGCAACGTCCATGCAATAAAAACACGGCCCTCCGTGCAGTGCGGTTTTTGCAGCCCCTTCCCCACCCGCAGCATTTGTGCATCACCATGCAAGCGGGGGCCACCGAAGCACCTGATACAGACGCCGCCGAGAGCAGCAGCGCGGCGGACATCGACGACGGCAACGGGACAGgggagaggatggagaggacgGTACCACTGCCAAGCGACCAGCAGGACAGGACCAGCAACccgcagcagcatcatcatcagcagcagcagcagcagcacacgtcCCTATCGCCATCCGGAGTGCTCG ATAAACTGTTTGGGAAGCGCTTCCTGCAGGCCAGACATTACATTATGTCTCGTAAATCCTGGCTTAAGATGGTGCCCACTGAAAACTGTGATATCCTAATGACTTTCCCAG ATTCAATCGATGACCACACTCTGCTGTGGCTCCTGAACCAGATCCGTGTTGGAATCCCGCAAGTCAGCATTCAGCTTcggcagcacaaacacacccaggCACACGCCTTCTTCATCACAACGACGTTCGAGAA ctTACTGCGGGGAGCGGAGCAGATGGGCATGCACAAGGCCGTCAAACCGCAGTTTGGTGGCGGGATGCGGCGCTTTTCCTGCGAGGAAGACAACATCTACGAGAACATAGAGAGCGAGCTCTGCTTTTTTACCTCACAG GAGCGTCAGGGCATAATAAAATATTGGCTGGACAATCTGCGAGCCAAACAGGGGGAGGTGCTTCACAACATTCACTTCCTGGAGGGACAGCCAATCA TTCCAGAGCTGGAAGCTCGTGGGGTGATCCATCAAATGTTTCCTCTCCATGAGCAGAGGATCCTCAACCAGCTGATGACATCTTGGGTCCAGGCTGTGTGTGAAAGGCAGCCACTTG ATGATATCTGTGACTACTTTGGAGTGAAGATCGGCATGTATTTCGCCTGGCTGGGTTTCTACACCAACTCCATGCTTTACCCTGCTGTCATTGGCTTTCTGCTCTGGATACTGGCAGAAGCTGACCAG ACCAGCCAGGACATCTGCTGCGTGGTCTTTGCCCTCTTCAATGTTGTGTGGGCGACGTTGTTTCTGGAGCGCTGGAAGAGGCGAGAGGCGGAGCTGGCCTACCGGTGGGGCACCCTGGACACCCCCGCAGAGTCCTTGGAGGAGCCCAGGCCACAGTTCAGG GGAGTGAAGCGCTGCAGCCCCGTAACGGGCTGCGAGGAGTTCTACTATCCGCCCTGGAAGAGAGCTCTGTTCAGGTGGCTGGTCAGCCTGCCCATCTGCCTCCTGTGTCTCTGCTTTGTCTTCCTGGCTATGCTGCTCTGCCTGGAACTGCAG GAGGTGGTGATGGAGATTCAGGAGCTACCTGGTATCACGCGATTCATTCCTAAGATACTCCTGGCTGTGACTGTGACCATATGTGATGAAGTGTATAAGAAGATCGCCTACTGGCTTAATGACATGG AGAACTATAGACTTCAGAGTGCCTATGAGAATAATCTTATCATCAAGATGGTTTTC TTTGAATTCATCAATTCTTACCTTAGCCTTTTCTACATCGCATTCTACCTCAAGGACATGGAGCGGCTTAAGGAG ATGCTAGCCACTCTGCTGATCTTCCGCCAGTTCCTGCAGAACATCAAAGAGGTCCTGCAGCCTTATCTCTACGAGCAAAACAAGCTGGGCGTCTTAACGCCCAAAGTGCTTTGGGAGCTGCTCCAGACCATCGTCCTCAAGTACGGGCGTCTGGCCCTGGGGAAAGCCCAAGCCTCGATGAGCGCCTACTCCCTCCTGGGTCCCAGAGGGGTCCCTGTCAGTCACACTGCTAACGGTAACCCAGAgccaaagagaagaggagatcTGAAAGCCGGATTCAGGCTGACCGAAGAAGAGTGGGATATGAATGACAGCAATCTAAAGCAGCGAAAAGTCAGCTTCACGGAGAAAGTCGACTACCAGGACGTCGCGACAGGAACGCAAGCAGTGGATCGCAGTTTCCTAGAGGACAGTCCCACCATGGTCGAGGAAGGGATGGATCCTTCCAGTATGTTTGACAGTTGCGACGAGGACAGCGATTGTGAATCGTTGGCTCAA GAATCAGAGTCTCTGGGTCAAAGAAGAAGGAACGTTGGTGAAAGGAAGGAGACTAAGAAGTCATGGATTGATCCACCAGAAGAACCCAAAATCGTCAATCTGACCCAGGCTGAAATTGAGACCTGTATGCAGACATATGAG GACACCCTCCAGGACTACCAGGAAATGTTCATCCAGTTTGGCTACGTGGTGCTCTTCTCCTCTGCGTTCCCGCTGGCGGCCATGTGTGCTCTCGTCAACAACATCATCGAGATCCGCAGCGACGCCCTGAAGCTCTGCACCGGCCTTCAGAGACCTTTTGGACAGAGGGTGGAGAACATCGGACAGTGGCAG ACTGCAATGGAGGCCATGGGCTTAATAGCTATTATAGTTAACTGTTACCTGATTGGCCAGTGTGGGCAGCTACAGCGTCTGTTCCCCTGGCTGAGTCCTGAGATGACCATCATCTCCATCGTCTTACTGGAG AAGCACGAGCAGCAGGCCCAGCAGCacttccagcagcagctcagacgcagacgtgaagaggaggagctccAGCGCCAGGCTGAGCTGCAGGCCGAGGCCCGCCAGGAGAGCGAGCACAGGGCAGACGcccagcaccagcaccaccacgaCAAAGCACAGGGGGGCAAGCCCAAGAGGCCCAGCTCACTGCTGGGAAACAACAACGTGATGAAGCTGAAGCAGATCATCCCTCTCCAGGGAAAGTTTTCCTCCGGCAACTCGCGCTCACCGGCGCAATCGCCGACGGGAGGCGAGGCGAAGCTCCCGGGATTCCTGAAGTTCCTAAAGTCCCCCGAGGGGAAGAAGGAGCCGGCAGTGGCGGCAGGAGCGCCCGGCTCCACGGCGGCCTCCGCCGCTCCCACTAGTGGCCACGAGAGATCACAGTCCCCCAACAGGACATTCAGTCCGGGGAAGCTGTTCAGTTTCAGCAAATCCGAGGGGACGGTGGTGTGTGCGAATGGGACACCACCGCTGCCCCACCCTGCAAACACTCAGGCCAACAGGGGAGACGTAAACGCCAGCCTGGAGGAATTACCCTCAAATGAGGCAGAGAAAGGAGAATTAAGACAATTGACTGATTTAGAAAACTCAAGGAGTTAA
- the ano8a gene encoding anoctamin-8 isoform X1, producing the protein MQRPCNKNTALRAVRFLQPLPHPQHLCITMQAGATEAPDTDAAESSSAADIDDGNGTGERMERTVPLPSDQQDRTSNPQQHHHQQQQQQHTSLSPSGVLDKLFGKRFLQARHYIMSRKSWLKMVPTENCDILMTFPDSIDDHTLLWLLNQIRVGIPQVSIQLRQHKHTQAHAFFITTTFENLLRGAEQMGMHKAVKPQFGGGMRRFSCEEDNIYENIESELCFFTSQERQGIIKYWLDNLRAKQGEVLHNIHFLEGQPIIPELEARGVIHQMFPLHEQRILNQLMTSWVQAVCERQPLDDICDYFGVKIGMYFAWLGFYTNSMLYPAVIGFLLWILAEADQTSQDICCVVFALFNVVWATLFLERWKRREAELAYRWGTLDTPAESLEEPRPQFRGVKRCSPVTGCEEFYYPPWKRALFRWLVSLPICLLCLCFVFLAMLLCLELQEVVMEIQELPGITRFIPKILLAVTVTICDEVYKKIAYWLNDMENYRLQSAYENNLIIKMVFFEFINSYLSLFYIAFYLKDMERLKEMLATLLIFRQFLQNIKEVLQPYLYEQNKLGVLTPKVLWELLQTIVLKYGRLALGKAQASMSAYSLLGPRGVPVSHTANGNPEPKRRGDLKAGFRLTEEEWDMNDSNLKQRKVSFTEKVDYQDVATGTQAVDRSFLEDSPTMVEEGMDPSSMFDSCDEDSDCESLAQESESLGQRRRNVGERKETKKSWIDPPEEPKIVNLTQAEIETCMQTYEDTLQDYQEMFIQFGYVVLFSSAFPLAAMCALVNNIIEIRSDALKLCTGLQRPFGQRVENIGQWQTAMEAMGLIAIIVNCYLIGQCGQLQRLFPWLSPEMTIISIVLLEHFAILLKYIIHVAIPDIPGWVAEEMAKLEYRRREAFKKHEQQAQQHFQQQLRRRREEEELQRQAELQAEARQESEHRADAQHQHHHDKAQGGKPKRPSSLLGNNNVMKLKQIIPLQGKFSSGNSRSPAQSPTGGEAKLPGFLKFLKSPEGKKEPAVAAGAPGSTAASAAPTSGHERSQSPNRTFSPGKLFSFSKSEGTVVCANGTPPLPHPANTQANRGDVNASLEELPSNEAEKGELRQLTDLENSRS; encoded by the exons ATGCAACGTCCATGCAATAAAAACACGGCCCTCCGTGCAGTGCGGTTTTTGCAGCCCCTTCCCCACCCGCAGCATTTGTGCATCACCATGCAAGCGGGGGCCACCGAAGCACCTGATACAGACGCCGCCGAGAGCAGCAGCGCGGCGGACATCGACGACGGCAACGGGACAGgggagaggatggagaggacgGTACCACTGCCAAGCGACCAGCAGGACAGGACCAGCAACccgcagcagcatcatcatcagcagcagcagcagcagcacacgtcCCTATCGCCATCCGGAGTGCTCG ATAAACTGTTTGGGAAGCGCTTCCTGCAGGCCAGACATTACATTATGTCTCGTAAATCCTGGCTTAAGATGGTGCCCACTGAAAACTGTGATATCCTAATGACTTTCCCAG ATTCAATCGATGACCACACTCTGCTGTGGCTCCTGAACCAGATCCGTGTTGGAATCCCGCAAGTCAGCATTCAGCTTcggcagcacaaacacacccaggCACACGCCTTCTTCATCACAACGACGTTCGAGAA ctTACTGCGGGGAGCGGAGCAGATGGGCATGCACAAGGCCGTCAAACCGCAGTTTGGTGGCGGGATGCGGCGCTTTTCCTGCGAGGAAGACAACATCTACGAGAACATAGAGAGCGAGCTCTGCTTTTTTACCTCACAG GAGCGTCAGGGCATAATAAAATATTGGCTGGACAATCTGCGAGCCAAACAGGGGGAGGTGCTTCACAACATTCACTTCCTGGAGGGACAGCCAATCA TTCCAGAGCTGGAAGCTCGTGGGGTGATCCATCAAATGTTTCCTCTCCATGAGCAGAGGATCCTCAACCAGCTGATGACATCTTGGGTCCAGGCTGTGTGTGAAAGGCAGCCACTTG ATGATATCTGTGACTACTTTGGAGTGAAGATCGGCATGTATTTCGCCTGGCTGGGTTTCTACACCAACTCCATGCTTTACCCTGCTGTCATTGGCTTTCTGCTCTGGATACTGGCAGAAGCTGACCAG ACCAGCCAGGACATCTGCTGCGTGGTCTTTGCCCTCTTCAATGTTGTGTGGGCGACGTTGTTTCTGGAGCGCTGGAAGAGGCGAGAGGCGGAGCTGGCCTACCGGTGGGGCACCCTGGACACCCCCGCAGAGTCCTTGGAGGAGCCCAGGCCACAGTTCAGG GGAGTGAAGCGCTGCAGCCCCGTAACGGGCTGCGAGGAGTTCTACTATCCGCCCTGGAAGAGAGCTCTGTTCAGGTGGCTGGTCAGCCTGCCCATCTGCCTCCTGTGTCTCTGCTTTGTCTTCCTGGCTATGCTGCTCTGCCTGGAACTGCAG GAGGTGGTGATGGAGATTCAGGAGCTACCTGGTATCACGCGATTCATTCCTAAGATACTCCTGGCTGTGACTGTGACCATATGTGATGAAGTGTATAAGAAGATCGCCTACTGGCTTAATGACATGG AGAACTATAGACTTCAGAGTGCCTATGAGAATAATCTTATCATCAAGATGGTTTTC TTTGAATTCATCAATTCTTACCTTAGCCTTTTCTACATCGCATTCTACCTCAAGGACATGGAGCGGCTTAAGGAG ATGCTAGCCACTCTGCTGATCTTCCGCCAGTTCCTGCAGAACATCAAAGAGGTCCTGCAGCCTTATCTCTACGAGCAAAACAAGCTGGGCGTCTTAACGCCCAAAGTGCTTTGGGAGCTGCTCCAGACCATCGTCCTCAAGTACGGGCGTCTGGCCCTGGGGAAAGCCCAAGCCTCGATGAGCGCCTACTCCCTCCTGGGTCCCAGAGGGGTCCCTGTCAGTCACACTGCTAACGGTAACCCAGAgccaaagagaagaggagatcTGAAAGCCGGATTCAGGCTGACCGAAGAAGAGTGGGATATGAATGACAGCAATCTAAAGCAGCGAAAAGTCAGCTTCACGGAGAAAGTCGACTACCAGGACGTCGCGACAGGAACGCAAGCAGTGGATCGCAGTTTCCTAGAGGACAGTCCCACCATGGTCGAGGAAGGGATGGATCCTTCCAGTATGTTTGACAGTTGCGACGAGGACAGCGATTGTGAATCGTTGGCTCAA GAATCAGAGTCTCTGGGTCAAAGAAGAAGGAACGTTGGTGAAAGGAAGGAGACTAAGAAGTCATGGATTGATCCACCAGAAGAACCCAAAATCGTCAATCTGACCCAGGCTGAAATTGAGACCTGTATGCAGACATATGAG GACACCCTCCAGGACTACCAGGAAATGTTCATCCAGTTTGGCTACGTGGTGCTCTTCTCCTCTGCGTTCCCGCTGGCGGCCATGTGTGCTCTCGTCAACAACATCATCGAGATCCGCAGCGACGCCCTGAAGCTCTGCACCGGCCTTCAGAGACCTTTTGGACAGAGGGTGGAGAACATCGGACAGTGGCAG ACTGCAATGGAGGCCATGGGCTTAATAGCTATTATAGTTAACTGTTACCTGATTGGCCAGTGTGGGCAGCTACAGCGTCTGTTCCCCTGGCTGAGTCCTGAGATGACCATCATCTCCATCGTCTTACTGGAG CACTTTGCAATCCTCCTAAAGTACATCATCCATGTTGCCATCCCTGATATCCCTGGCTGGGTAGCAGAAGAGATGGCCAAGCTAGAGTACCGACGAAGGGAAGCTTTCAAG AAGCACGAGCAGCAGGCCCAGCAGCacttccagcagcagctcagacgcagacgtgaagaggaggagctccAGCGCCAGGCTGAGCTGCAGGCCGAGGCCCGCCAGGAGAGCGAGCACAGGGCAGACGcccagcaccagcaccaccacgaCAAAGCACAGGGGGGCAAGCCCAAGAGGCCCAGCTCACTGCTGGGAAACAACAACGTGATGAAGCTGAAGCAGATCATCCCTCTCCAGGGAAAGTTTTCCTCCGGCAACTCGCGCTCACCGGCGCAATCGCCGACGGGAGGCGAGGCGAAGCTCCCGGGATTCCTGAAGTTCCTAAAGTCCCCCGAGGGGAAGAAGGAGCCGGCAGTGGCGGCAGGAGCGCCCGGCTCCACGGCGGCCTCCGCCGCTCCCACTAGTGGCCACGAGAGATCACAGTCCCCCAACAGGACATTCAGTCCGGGGAAGCTGTTCAGTTTCAGCAAATCCGAGGGGACGGTGGTGTGTGCGAATGGGACACCACCGCTGCCCCACCCTGCAAACACTCAGGCCAACAGGGGAGACGTAAACGCCAGCCTGGAGGAATTACCCTCAAATGAGGCAGAGAAAGGAGAATTAAGACAATTGACTGATTTAGAAAACTCAAGGAGTTAA
- the plvapa gene encoding plasmalemma vesicle associated protein a, with protein MYSSGYSQVFKSSPQAQKKMVYRSKGKSCGYYMRIVFFFSSLIQSLIIVSLVLFLVYGKKQDSASTSRIHDLEESFSRLSLENVALKQQRKNLTNLLNTTLTEKSRNDWDLKNLLTLSNMSLLIITDTKAKLQQCSQNMLLNHPQQQQRFSPFKTPDNCNCDLMTQTLKTKLVLVESNFTETTSGMRAQLDKTTKERDTIDLEVIRLRREINIHEKEVELLRQKCKEDFSQSLSGISDVSRAFLQKIDSLFPSHIAFQLTCPKQREHLEQIRTNCSSLSSEVETKLQHYLDVTGRQITVIVGENSRLKAENWRLSEDYRSCSNKRADLIQQNRKNIDKLQEKHDEDKEALLNDKMRLIGVLEVEKNNVKYHSKKMDELTEQIKKLNVSCASKTGFGLQGGPAQSGGGVGGSNSGLASPYGGGQLGRSGSGGLSPGFGSALNKPPSTGTGSSSSSLLSTGVGGSTGSEIPKQGSTGISSSTRFTHQQINKPVSTSLGSSSSSTGLGSSVGSTFNKLGSTGTGSSTGSVLNKPASTGGMIPFPGSYPQSSGGTGSNKPALSGKGFTPVGSASGSSYGSFPGSTNKGVPTNSGTSWSAPGNSGQSQTGSGTGAGSSTGNSVGQRSVNIDQHLRDLQRFINPTGPQDKQDLSRMLG; from the exons ATGTATAGCAGTGGCTACTCGCAGGTCTTTAAGTCGAGCCCGCAGGCCCAAAAGAAGATGGTGTACCGCTCCAAAGGCAAAAGCTGCGGCTACTACATGCGtattgtcttcttcttctcctcactcATCCAGTCCCTCATCATAGTCAGCCTTGTGCTCTTTCTGGTCTACGGTAAGAAGCAGGACTCGGCTTCCACTTCGCGCATCCACGACCTGGAGGAGAGCTTCAGCCGACTGTCCTTAGAAAATGTGGCTctgaagcagcagaggaagaacCTGACCAATTTACTCAACACCACCCTGACCGAGAAAAGCCGGAACGACTGGGACCTGAAGAATCTGCTCACCCTCTCCAACATGTCACTGCTCATTATCACAGACACTAAGGCAAAACTG CAACAGTGCTCCCAGAATATGCTGCTTAATcatccacaacaacaacaaagatttTCCCCAT tcaAAACTCCAGATAATTGCAACTGTGACCTGATGACGCAAACGCTGAAAACAAAGCTCGTGCTTGTGGAGTCCAACTTCACAGAAACAACCTCCGGGATGAGGGCTCAGCTGGACAAGACCACCAAAGAGAGGGACACCATTGACTTGGAAGTCATCCGTCTGCGGAGGGAGATAAACATACACGAAAAGGAGGTGGAGTTACTTAGACAGAAATGCAAGGAGGACTTTTCGCAGTCCTTGAGTGGTATCTCCGACGTCTCCAGGGCCTTCCTACAGAAGATCGACTCCCTCTTCCCTTCACACATCGCCTTCCAGCTCACCTGTCCAAAACAGAGGGAACACCTGGAGCAGATCCGCACCAATTGCTCCAGCTTGTCCAGTGAAGTGGAGACCAAGTTACAGCATTACCTGGATGTTACGGGGAGACAGATAACAGTCATCGTGGGTGAGAACAGCCGCTTGAAGGCAGAGAACTGGCGACTGTCTGAGGACTACCGCTCGTGCAGCAATAAACGCGCAGACCTGATCCAGCAGAACAGGAAGAACATAGACAAGCTTCAGGAGAAACACGACGAGGACAAAGAGGCACTCCTGAATGACAAGATGAGGCTAATAGGAGTATTAGAGGTGGAGAAGAATAACGTCAAGTATCATAGTAAAAAAATGGATGAGCTTACAGAGCAGATCAAGAAGCTCAATGTGTCCTGCGCATCTAAG ACAGGGTTTGGACTTCAAGGAGGCCCTGCTCAGTCCGGGGGGGGCGTGGGTGGATCCAACTCTGGCTTAGCCAGCCCTTATGGTGGGGGTCAACTTGGTAGGTCAGGGTCAGGTGGGTTGAGTCCAGGCTTTGGGTCAGCATTAAACAAGCCACCATCTACTGGGACGGGTTCTTCAAGCTCCTCCCTCTTGTCAACAGGCGTAGGTGGCTCTACTGGGTCCGAGATCCCTAAGCAAGGATCTACTGGGATAAGTAGCTCTACTAGGTTCACACATCAACAAATCAACAAGCCAGTATCTACTAGTCTGGGATCTTCAAGCTCGTCAACAGGGTTGGGTAGCTCCGTTGGATCCACGTTTAATAAGCTAGGATCAACTGGGACAGGTAGCTCCACCGGATCAGTATTGAATAAACCAGCATCAACTGGGGGAATGATCCCATTCCCAGGGTCATATCCCCAAAGCTCAGGTGGGACAGGTTCAAATAAGCCTGCACTGAGTGGGAAAGGTTTCACACCTGTAGGATCAGCTTCGGGTTCAAGCTATGGGTCATTCCCCGGGTCGACAAATAAAGGTGTGCCTACCAACTCTGGAACGTCTTGGTCTGCTCCGGGTAACTCCGGGCaaagtcagacaggaagtggaacaGGGGCAGGATCATCAACTGGGAACAGTGTTGGACAGAGAAGCG TCAATATTGATCAGCACCTTCGAGATCTGCAACGATTCATCAACCCTACTGGCCCACA ggATAAACAAGATCTCTCCCGTATGTTGGGTTAG